One region of Methanosphaera cuniculi genomic DNA includes:
- a CDS encoding 30S ribosomal protein S12, with translation MPGLFAAKKLKDNRQNFRWKDTQYKRKTLGLNIKADPLEGSPQARGIVIEKVGIEAKQPNSAIRKCVRVQLIKNGKQITAFAPGDGAIGFIDEHDEVMIEGIGGPSGRSMGDIPGVRWKVTKVNNVALSEMVSGKIEKPVR, from the coding sequence TTGCCAGGATTATTCGCAGCAAAAAAATTAAAAGATAACAGACAGAATTTCCGATGGAAAGACACACAATACAAAAGAAAAACCCTCGGATTAAACATTAAAGCAGATCCACTAGAAGGATCACCTCAAGCTAGAGGAATTGTAATTGAAAAAGTAGGTATAGAAGCAAAACAGCCTAACTCTGCAATAAGAAAATGTGTAAGAGTTCAATTAATTAAAAACGGAAAACAAATTACAGCATTCGCACCAGGTGACGGAGCTATTGGTTTTATAGATGAACACGATGAAGTAATGATCGAAGGAATTGGAGGACCATCAGGTAGGTCAATGGGAGATATTCCTGGAGTAAGATGGAAAGTTACAAAAGTAAACAACGTAGCTTTATCTGAAATGGTAAGTGGAAAAATCGAAAAACCAGTAAGATAG
- a CDS encoding 30S ribosomal protein S7, protein MSFKLFDKWDVTEVTVEDMGLQNYVCLDEIVVPHTMGRHVKRQFAKSKVSIVERLMNKIMRTERNSGKKNKAYKIVEDALEIINKKTKENPIQVLVKAVENTAPREETTRIKYGGIGYQIAVDIAPQRRVDLSLGFITKGAMQSAFKNKKSAAQCLADEILLAADEDSRSFAVQKKEEKERVARSAH, encoded by the coding sequence ATGAGCTTTAAATTATTCGACAAATGGGATGTAACAGAAGTTACAGTAGAAGATATGGGATTACAAAATTACGTATGTCTTGATGAAATTGTAGTACCACACACAATGGGACGTCACGTAAAAAGACAATTTGCAAAATCAAAAGTATCCATCGTAGAAAGACTCATGAACAAAATCATGAGAACAGAAAGAAACAGTGGTAAAAAAAATAAAGCATACAAAATCGTAGAAGATGCTTTAGAAATTATCAACAAAAAAACAAAAGAAAATCCTATACAAGTTCTAGTTAAAGCTGTAGAAAACACAGCACCAAGAGAAGAAACAACCCGTATTAAATACGGTGGAATAGGATACCAAATAGCAGTAGATATAGCACCACAAAGACGTGTAGACTTATCACTTGGATTCATCACAAAAGGTGCAATGCAATCTGCATTTAAAAACAAAAAATCAGCAGCACAATGTTTAGCTGATGAAATTCTTTTAGCAGCAGATGAAGATTCAAGAAGCTTTGCTGTACAGAAAAAAGAAGAAAAAGAAAGAGTAGCAAGATCCGCACACTAG